A genomic region of Deltaproteobacteria bacterium contains the following coding sequences:
- a CDS encoding HAD family phosphatase has translation MTTRTRAVLFDFGGVFTPSPFDGARSYGAQIGASPERVLELVFGPYHEDTDHPWHRLERGEIALMDARNAILELGRAEGVDADPFKLFASMANGPRGAYDAMVARARAVVERGYRTALVTNNIVEFRESWRKMLPTGELFQVIVDSSEVRMRKPNPAIFQHTLALLGEVAPEECLFLDDAASNVAAAEALGIRGVLVKSDLADALAALDALL, from the coding sequence ATGACCACCCGCACGCGCGCAGTGCTCTTCGACTTCGGCGGCGTCTTCACGCCGAGCCCCTTCGACGGTGCGAGGAGCTACGGCGCGCAGATCGGCGCGAGCCCCGAGCGCGTGCTCGAGCTGGTGTTCGGGCCGTATCACGAAGACACGGACCACCCGTGGCATCGCCTCGAACGCGGCGAGATCGCGCTGATGGATGCACGCAACGCGATCCTCGAGCTCGGGCGTGCGGAGGGCGTCGACGCGGATCCGTTCAAGCTCTTCGCGTCGATGGCGAACGGCCCGCGCGGCGCCTACGACGCGATGGTCGCGCGCGCGCGCGCCGTGGTGGAACGCGGCTATCGCACCGCGCTCGTCACGAACAACATCGTGGAGTTCCGCGAGTCGTGGCGGAAAATGCTCCCCACAGGCGAGCTTTTTCAGGTGATCGTCGACTCGAGCGAGGTGCGCATGCGCAAGCCGAACCCCGCGATCTTCCAGCACACGCTCGCGTTGTTAGGTGAGGTCGCGCCCGAGGAGTGCCTGTTCCTCGACGACGCGGCGAGCAACGTCGCCGCCGCCGAGGCGCTCGGCATTCGCGGCGTGCTCGTGAAGAGCGATCTCGCGGACGCGCTCGCAGCGCTCGACGCGCTGCTCTGA
- a CDS encoding LLM class F420-dependent oxidoreductase: protein MKLGLALQWANPQVKVPIERVVKAEQLGFDSVWTAEIYGQDAITPLAYIAAHTKRIRLGTAVIQTAARTPAATALAMATVDQLAGGGRVIIGLGLSGPQIVEGWYGTPWGKPNARLRDYVEIVRKVLRREGPVSHDGPEIQLPYRGPGSSGLGKPLKSVLHTDPATKIFLGTGQPANVALTAELADGWLPMGYNPETKQIFKPWLENGFAKAGGGKGLGRGFEIQGGCQVNVTDDVRGAIDKQKPFIGLYVGGMGAKSKNFHKEIMKLRGFPEAAERIQELFLAGKKAEAFAAVPDEYVDQGALIGPPARIRERFRAWRDLEGLTGLTLHTEQERALEVMAEVAELKPL, encoded by the coding sequence GTGAAGCTCGGACTCGCACTGCAGTGGGCGAACCCGCAGGTGAAGGTGCCCATCGAGCGCGTCGTGAAGGCCGAGCAGCTCGGCTTCGACTCGGTGTGGACGGCGGAGATCTACGGGCAGGACGCGATCACGCCGCTCGCCTACATCGCCGCACACACGAAGCGCATCCGCCTCGGCACGGCGGTGATCCAGACCGCGGCGCGCACGCCGGCCGCGACGGCGCTCGCGATGGCGACGGTCGATCAGCTCGCGGGAGGAGGCCGCGTGATCATCGGCCTCGGTCTCTCGGGTCCGCAGATCGTCGAGGGCTGGTACGGCACGCCGTGGGGCAAGCCGAACGCGCGGCTGCGCGACTACGTGGAGATCGTGCGCAAGGTGTTACGGCGCGAGGGACCCGTGTCGCACGACGGCCCCGAGATTCAGCTGCCGTATCGCGGCCCCGGTTCGTCGGGCCTCGGCAAGCCGCTGAAGAGCGTGCTGCACACCGACCCGGCGACGAAGATTTTTCTCGGCACCGGCCAGCCTGCGAACGTCGCCCTAACAGCTGAGCTCGCCGATGGCTGGCTGCCGATGGGATACAACCCGGAGACGAAGCAGATCTTCAAGCCGTGGCTCGAGAACGGCTTCGCGAAGGCGGGCGGCGGCAAAGGACTCGGGCGCGGCTTCGAGATCCAGGGCGGCTGCCAGGTCAACGTGACCGACGACGTGCGCGGCGCGATCGACAAGCAGAAGCCGTTCATCGGCCTCTACGTCGGCGGCATGGGCGCGAAGAGCAAGAACTTCCACAAGGAGATTATGAAGCTGCGCGGCTTTCCCGAGGCGGCGGAGCGGATTCAGGAGCTTTTCCTCGCGGGCAAGAAGGCCGAGGCGTTCGCCGCGGTGCCCGACGAGTACGTGGATCAGGGCGCGCTGATCGGGCCGCCCGCACGCATCCGCGAGCGCTTCCGCGCGTGGCGCGACCTCGAGGGCCTGACGGGGCTCACGCTGCACACGGAGCAGGAGCGCGCGCTCGAGGTGATGGCGGAAGTGGCGGAGCTGAAGCCGCTGTGA